From the genome of Thermus oshimai DSM 12092:
CCGTCGGGAGATCGGATGGTACGAAAGCCGTGACCTACTGCCTCCCCTTTACCTTTTTGAGCGGAGAAACCGCCTCATCAACGATCTCGCAACCGCCGAGGAAAAGATCAAGATTCTAGAGCAGAAGCTTTTTAATCAAGAACCATAGACAAACCACTAAAGGAAGCTCAGGTCCTCCACCCACACGATCTCGCAGGCCCCGTTGCCCGTGTCCGAGCGGGTGGTGGAGGTGCGCCAGTAGAAGCCCTCTGGGCCGGTCACGTTCACCAAGAACCCCCGGATGGCCACCAGATGGCCGGGCCGGAGGCGCAGGAGCGCTTTCTTCAGGGCGTCGTTGGCGGGCACCATGTGCATGTTGGCGCTGTTTACCGCCATCTCCCCCGGAGGGATAGGGGGTTTCCCCGACCAGCTGTAGAAGTAGAAGCGGAAGTCCTGGCGGATCCGGAGGTGCCGGAGCACCGCGGTGTCGGACATGGGCCCCCAGCCCAGGGCCAGGTCCAGGGGGGCGACGGCTGCACCCCGGTCGCGGTAGACCCGCTTGGCCAGCACCCGCGCCCGGAGTTCAAAGCGGGCCACGGGGATGAAGCGGTAGCCGTCCCTTTCCCAAACCCGGACTTCCTCGCGGGAAAGGGGGCGTTGCACCGGGGGGTCGGGAACCAAGACCCCTGGGGGATGGGGGATGGGCCGGTTTCCTGCGTAGCGGTTCCAACCCAGGACCGTGCCTAGGAGAAGGAGTGCCAAAAGGAGGGTTCGCAACGCCCAAACCCAGAGGTCGCGCTCGCCGCCCTCTGGTCTCCTCACCCCAGTTTAGGGGACCAGGGGCCAGTGTGCTTTAGAAGGCCAAGCCTCGGGGATGCCCTGCGGGACGCCCTAGACCCCCGGGCCCGCTAGGAGGCGGAAGAGGCCCCGGTGGCTCGGAAGGAGCTCGGGGTGCCACTGCACCCCCAGGAAGAGGGGATGGCCCTCCAGGACCACGGCCTCCACCAGCCCGTCTGGGGCCACGGCCACGGGCCTAAGCCCCTGGCCCAGGGCCTTCACCCCCTGGTGGTGGTAGGAGTTCACCCGGAAGGTCTCGGGGAAGAGGCCCTCCAGGGGGCTCTTTCCCACCTGGCGCACGCTGTGCCCGAGGGTGCCCCAGGGGGCCTTTTGGTAGTGCTGGATGGGGCTTTGCAGGTCCTGGTGGAGGCTTCCTCCTAGGGCCACGTTCAGCACCTGGAGGCCCCGGCAGATCCCGAGAAGGGGCATGCCCTCTTTGGCCGCGTACCGGGCCAGGCGGAGCTCCAGGGCGTCCCGCTCCGGGTGCACCTCCCCCAGGCCGGGCCCGGGCTCCTCCCCGTAGAGGGCGGGGTCCACGTCCACCCCCCCGGGGAGGAGGAGGCCGTCCAGGTGGGGGAGGAGGCGCTCCACCCCCTCCGGGTCCTGGGGGGGGAGGAGGACGGGGGTGAGGCCCACCTGGACCAAGGCCTCCAGGTAGGGGGTGCGCACCCCGTAGAAGCCCTGGGTAAACTGGGTGGCGATGCCGATGAACCTGGCCATGCCCCAGTTTACCGAGGGCTTCCTCGAGGCCCTCAAGGAGGCGGCCCGCCGCTTCCCCACCCCCTTTTACGCCTACGACCTCCCCCAGGTGGAGCGGGAGGTGGCCCTCTTCCGGGAGGCCTTCCCCGGGGCCCGGCTCTTCTACGCCCTGAAGGCCAACCCCCGCCTGGGCCTCCTCCGGCGCCTCCGGGCCCTGGGGCTTGGGGTGGAGGCCGTCTCCCTGGGGGAGGTCCTCCGGGCCTACCGGGCGGGGTTCGGCCCGGAGGAGGTGGTCCTGAATGGGCCGGTGAAGACCCCGGAGGACCTGAGGGTCCTGGCGGAACGCCCCCCCTATGTGGTCCTGGACTCCTGGCCGGACCTCCGCCGGGTGGCCCGCCTCCTCCCGGGGGTCCGGGTCCTGGTGCGGGTGAACCCGGGCCTGGAGGTGGCCACCCACGCCCACCTGGCCACCGCCAGGAAGGAGAGCCAGTTCGGCTTCCTCCCCGAGGAGGCGCCCTCCGCCCTGGAGGAGGCCCAGGCCTTGGGACTTAGGCCCCTGGGCCTCCACCTCCACCTGGGCTCCCACCTGGACCGGCCGGAGGACTTCCTCCGGGGCTACCGGGTCCTGGAGGGCCTAAGGGGGGCGGTGGGGCCTTTAGAGGTCCTGGACCTGGGGGGCGGGTTCGGCCCGGCCCTGGACCTGAAGGCCCTGGCCCCGGAGGCGGCCCGCCTATCGGCCCTCTACGGGGCCCAGCTCTGGCTGGAGCCCGGGCGGCGCCTGGTGGCGGGGGCGGGGGTCCTGGTGGTCCGGGTCTGGGGGGAGAAGCGCACCGGCCGGCCCTACCTCCTCCTGGACGGGGGGATGAGCGTCTTCCTCCGCCCCGCCCTCTACGGGGCCCGGCACCCCGTCCTGCCCCTGTACGAGGGGGAAGGGGAGGGGGTCTACGACCTGGCGGGTCCGGCCTGCGAGGCGGGGGATGTCCTGGCCCGGGAGGTGCGCCTGCCCCGCCCAGAGGAGGGGGACGCCCTGGCCTTCCTCTGGGCGGGGGCCTACGGGGGGAGCATGGCCACCCCCTACCTGGACACCCCGGCCCCCTTGGAGGTGGCCTGGACAGGGTCGGGGTGGGAGGTCCTCCGCCCCCGGGGCCGCATCGAGGCCCTCTGGGCGGGGGAGGGGTAGGGGGGATGGAGCTCCTGGCCAACGCCTTCTTTCCGGAGGGGCCGGCCCTGGCCCGCCTCCGCTTCTCTGAGCGGGTGGAGGGCCTGGAGCCCCGGGGCCCCGTGGACCTCGAGGCCCCTTGGGCCCTCCCGGGCTTTGTGGACCTGCACGTGCACGGGGGCGGGGGACGGGAGGTTATGGAGGGGGAGGAGGGGATCCGGGCCCTCCTCGCCTTCCACCTCCGCCACGGGACCACGGCCCTCCTGGCCACCACGGTGACCGCCCCCCTGGAGGACCTCCTAAGGGTGTTGGAGGCCGCCCGGCGGGTGATGGCGCGCCCCGGGCCCGGCGAGGCGCGCCTTTTGGGGGTGCACCTGGAGGGGCCCTTTATCTCCCCCCGGCGCCTGGGGGCCCAGCCCCCCTTCGCCCGGCCCCCCACCCTAGAGGAGCTCGAGGCCCTCCTCGCCTCCCAGGCCGTGCGGGCCGTTACCCTGGCCCCGGAGCTTCCCGGGATGGACTGGGCCATTCCCCTCCTCAGGGAGCGGGGCGTGCGGGTGCAGATCGGCCACACGGAGGCGGGCTACGAGGAAACCCTGAGGGCCCTGGAGCGGGGGGCTTCGGGCTTCACCCACCTCTTCAACGCCATGCCCCCCCTGCACCACCGGGCCCCGGGGGTGGTGGGGGCGGCCCTGGAGCGGGGCCGGTGGGCGGAGGTCATCCCCGACGGCCTCCACGTCCACCCCAGCCTCCTCCGCCTGGCTCACCGCCTGATCCCCGGCCTCTACGCGGTCACGGACGCGGTGGCCGCGGCGGGGATGCCGGACGGGGTCTACCCCTTGGGGGCCCACCGGGTGGAGAAGCGGGGGGAGGGGGTGTGGCTGGGGGAGGGCCTGGCGGGGAGCACCCTCACCATGGACCGGGCCCTTGAGCGCCTCCTGGAGTTCGGCTTTTCCCTGGAGGAGGCCGTGGCCCTGACGGGCCTCCGCCCCGCGGCCTACCTGGGGCTAGAGCACGGCCTGGAGCCCGGCCTCCCCGCGGACCTCGTCCTCTGGCAGGGGGGGCTTGTGGAGGTTTACCTGGGAGGGCGTAAGGTGGTGGGGTGAAGGGCGACACGCCGGTAAGGCTGGTGGTCCTGGGCGGGGGGAACCGGGGCCGGACCCTTGCCCAATACGCCCTCCTGCACCCGGACCGGACCCGGGTGGTGGCCGTGGCCGAACCCCACCCGGGCCGCCGGGCCTACTTCGCCGAGGCCCACGGCCTGCCCCCGCACCGGCTTTACGAGGACTGGAGGGCCCTCCTGGAGGAGCCCCGCCTGGGGGAGGCGGCCCTCCTCACCCTCCCCGATGCCCTCCACGCGGAGGCCGCGGTGGCCCTCCTGGAAAAGGGGTACCACGTCCTCCTGGAGAAGCCCGTGGCCACCACCCTGGAGGACCTGGACCGGGTGGAGGGGGCCTGGCGGCGGTCGGGCCGCATGGTGGCCGTGGCCCACGTCCTCCGCTACACCCCCTACGCCCGGGGGCTGAAGGCCCTCCTGGAGGAGGGGGTCATCGGGCATCCCGTCTCCCTCCAGCACCTGGAGCCCGTGGGGCACTGGCACTTCGCCCACTCCTACGTCCGCGGGAACTGGCGGGAGGAGAAGGCCTCCAG
Proteins encoded in this window:
- a CDS encoding N-acetylglucosamine-6-phosphate deacetylase translates to MELLANAFFPEGPALARLRFSERVEGLEPRGPVDLEAPWALPGFVDLHVHGGGGREVMEGEEGIRALLAFHLRHGTTALLATTVTAPLEDLLRVLEAARRVMARPGPGEARLLGVHLEGPFISPRRLGAQPPFARPPTLEELEALLASQAVRAVTLAPELPGMDWAIPLLRERGVRVQIGHTEAGYEETLRALERGASGFTHLFNAMPPLHHRAPGVVGAALERGRWAEVIPDGLHVHPSLLRLAHRLIPGLYAVTDAVAAAGMPDGVYPLGAHRVEKRGEGVWLGEGLAGSTLTMDRALERLLEFGFSLEEAVALTGLRPAAYLGLEHGLEPGLPADLVLWQGGLVEVYLGGRKVVG
- the lysA gene encoding diaminopimelate decarboxylase, giving the protein MNLAMPQFTEGFLEALKEAARRFPTPFYAYDLPQVEREVALFREAFPGARLFYALKANPRLGLLRRLRALGLGVEAVSLGEVLRAYRAGFGPEEVVLNGPVKTPEDLRVLAERPPYVVLDSWPDLRRVARLLPGVRVLVRVNPGLEVATHAHLATARKESQFGFLPEEAPSALEEAQALGLRPLGLHLHLGSHLDRPEDFLRGYRVLEGLRGAVGPLEVLDLGGGFGPALDLKALAPEAARLSALYGAQLWLEPGRRLVAGAGVLVVRVWGEKRTGRPYLLLDGGMSVFLRPALYGARHPVLPLYEGEGEGVYDLAGPACEAGDVLAREVRLPRPEEGDALAFLWAGAYGGSMATPYLDTPAPLEVAWTGSGWEVLRPRGRIEALWAGEG
- a CDS encoding gamma-glutamyl-gamma-aminobutyrate hydrolase family protein, which codes for MARFIGIATQFTQGFYGVRTPYLEALVQVGLTPVLLPPQDPEGVERLLPHLDGLLLPGGVDVDPALYGEEPGPGLGEVHPERDALELRLARYAAKEGMPLLGICRGLQVLNVALGGSLHQDLQSPIQHYQKAPWGTLGHSVRQVGKSPLEGLFPETFRVNSYHHQGVKALGQGLRPVAVAPDGLVEAVVLEGHPLFLGVQWHPELLPSHRGLFRLLAGPGV